A genomic segment from Alteribacillus bidgolensis encodes:
- a CDS encoding glycosyltransferase family 2 protein yields the protein MENLPKISIVIPFYNCPYIDQAIKSALRQTYLNREVIVVDDGSTQHTTLIKPFLNQIRYIRKENGGTASALNTGIQSSTGELIAWLSSDDVFLREKLAKQVKFMHETNADMVYTNFNLINENSVVFKKDVGLILTSKLDFFKQLQKSCPVNGSTVLIKKDIFSSVGWFDETLKYTQDYDMWIRMGVKYDLKGLNESLLNYRKHDNMGSKRFVEEQWKEIKAVQEKYKGILARLVQQRGRNR from the coding sequence ATGGAAAATTTGCCGAAAATAAGTATCGTCATACCTTTTTACAATTGTCCTTATATCGATCAAGCGATTAAAAGTGCACTAAGGCAGACCTATCTAAATAGGGAAGTGATCGTAGTCGATGATGGCTCGACGCAACATACAACATTAATCAAACCTTTTTTAAACCAAATCCGATATATAAGGAAAGAAAATGGCGGAACTGCTAGTGCTTTGAATACCGGAATCCAATCTTCCACAGGAGAATTGATAGCATGGTTGAGCTCAGATGATGTATTTCTCAGGGAGAAACTGGCTAAGCAAGTTAAATTCATGCACGAGACAAATGCGGACATGGTATATACCAATTTCAACCTGATCAATGAAAACAGTGTAGTATTCAAAAAAGATGTAGGATTGATTCTCACTAGTAAGCTTGATTTTTTCAAGCAGCTTCAAAAAAGCTGCCCGGTTAATGGAAGTACGGTATTGATAAAGAAAGATATCTTCTCATCGGTCGGTTGGTTCGATGAAACGTTGAAGTATACTCAGGATTACGATATGTGGATAAGGATGGGCGTTAAGTACGACTTGAAAGGCCTGAACGAATCTTTACTGAATTATCGGAAACATGACAATATGGGATCGAAAAGGTTCGTAGAAGAACAGTGGAAAGAGATTAAGGCTGTACAAGAAAAATATAAAGGAATACTGGCCAGACTTGTTCAGCAAAGAGGCCGGAATCGATGA
- a CDS encoding glycosyltransferase family 2 protein, producing the protein MKIRKERPLGRDIEISIIIPTYNKYPKNLLTLYSIENQQFDLSKVEVIMIDDGSTDKTRTLIGHTFPFHFKLLRNIQNIGRPTSRNLGIKNANGKILIFLDAEIIVQPDFLSIHHHYHSKHPNMVVTGVMSIRRLYSALYPDFSEGQLQECREIIQNLPELKAKFDAFEKKPQKLLLLNKHHISSEKYKRLSTITPYEKFYNRVIIANYGYELRGYRIPWQLFGTGHVSVSKKAIEQAGLFSEYPGYGWDDLEMGYRLYKNGAVFTSDERLVSYHQEHPIAKTIRDESKENYFRFQETYKEIGQMIISLTFLPVPFNLHKTNQILINYHALCKQFPDSYKSIKQYFHRMLRKIGRLYSQNKSITHLSDKKINKDALSNEKQQLRKLKRYQMFLKCFETLERL; encoded by the coding sequence ATGAAAATCAGGAAAGAAAGACCGCTTGGACGTGATATTGAAATCAGTATCATCATACCGACGTATAATAAATACCCCAAAAATTTGCTGACCCTGTATTCTATTGAAAACCAGCAGTTCGATCTTTCCAAAGTGGAAGTCATCATGATTGACGATGGATCTACAGATAAAACTAGAACCTTGATAGGGCATACATTTCCTTTTCACTTCAAGCTTCTGAGAAATATTCAGAACATTGGCAGACCAACATCAAGAAATCTAGGAATAAAGAATGCAAATGGAAAAATACTAATTTTCCTGGACGCGGAGATCATTGTTCAACCTGATTTTCTATCCATCCACCATCACTATCATAGCAAACATCCAAATATGGTCGTTACTGGGGTCATGTCAATCCGGAGATTATATTCTGCTTTGTATCCTGATTTTTCCGAAGGTCAATTACAAGAATGTAGAGAAATCATCCAGAATTTACCAGAGTTAAAGGCTAAATTCGACGCTTTTGAAAAGAAACCTCAAAAGCTCCTGTTGTTAAACAAACATCATATCTCCTCAGAGAAATATAAAAGACTATCCACAATCACACCCTATGAGAAATTTTATAACCGAGTGATCATTGCGAATTACGGGTATGAATTGAGGGGTTACCGGATTCCATGGCAATTGTTCGGAACAGGTCACGTTTCGGTTTCTAAAAAAGCGATCGAGCAGGCAGGACTATTTTCAGAATACCCAGGATATGGATGGGATGACTTAGAAATGGGCTACCGTCTTTACAAGAACGGAGCTGTTTTCACCAGTGACGAACGTTTAGTCAGCTATCATCAAGAACATCCGATAGCCAAAACGATTCGGGATGAATCGAAGGAAAATTATTTCAGATTCCAGGAAACGTATAAAGAGATTGGTCAAATGATTATCAGCCTAACTTTTTTACCTGTACCATTTAACCTCCATAAAACGAATCAAATCTTAATCAATTATCATGCACTTTGTAAACAATTCCCTGATTCCTACAAATCTATCAAACAATATTTTCATCGTATGTTGCGTAAAATTGGCAGGCTATATAGTCAGAATAAATCGATTACACATCTCTCTGACAAAAAAATAAACAAAGATGCTCTTTCCAATGAAAAACAACAATTAAGGAAACTCAAACGATATCAGATGTTTCTTAAGTGCTTTGAAACCCTTGAAAGATTATAA